A genome region from Vulpes lagopus strain Blue_001 chromosome 7, ASM1834538v1, whole genome shotgun sequence includes the following:
- the LOC121494174 gene encoding olfactory receptor 7A5-like — MDPGNDTGISEFYLLGFSEELELQPLVFGLFLSMYLITVFGNLLIILAVSSDPHLHTPMYFFLTNLSFVDICFTSTTIPKMLQNIQTQSKVITYARCLTQMYFFILFTGLDIFLLTVMAYDRFVAICHPLRYTVIMNPWLCALLVLVSWVVSALYSLIQTSMVLGLSFCTEVEIPHFFCELNQMIQLACSDTFLTNMVMYFAVMLLACGPFLGILYSYSRIVSSIHRIASAQGKYKAFSTCASHLSVVSLFYCTGLGVYLSSAATQSSHSSAVASVIYTVVTPMLNPFIYSLRNRDIKEALGKVLLRETSYKK; from the exons ATGGACCCAGGAAATGATACAGGAATTTCAGAATTCTACCTTCTGGGATTTTCAGAGGAACTAGAACTACAGCCCCTCGTATTTGGGCTTTTCCTCTCCATGTACCTGATCACTGTGTTTGGAAACCTGCTCATCATCCTGGCCGTCAGCTCTGatccccacctccacacccccatgtacttcttcctcaccAACCTGTCCTTTGTAGACATCTGtttcacctccaccaccatccccaAGATGCTGCAGAACATCCAGACCCAAAGCAAAGTCATCACCTATGCAAGGTGCCTCACACAGATGTACTTTTTCATACTGTTTACAGGATTAGACATCTTTCTTCTAACTGTGATGGCTTATGACCGGTTTGTAGCCATCTGTCACCCCCTGCGCTACACGGTGATCATGAACCCCTGGCTTTGTGCACTGCTGGTTCTGGTGTCCTGGGTCGTGAGTGCCCTGTATTCCTTGATACAAACCTCCATGGTGTTGGGGCTGTCCTTCTGTACAGAGGTGGAAATCCCCCACTTTTTCTGTGAACTCAATCAGATGATACAACTTGCCTGCTCTGACACCTTTCTCACCAACATGGTGATGTATTTTGCAGTTATGTTGCTGGCCTGTGGTCCCTTCCTTGGGATCCTTTACTCTTACTCTAGGATTGTTTCCTCCATACATAGAATCGCATCAGCTCAGGGCAAGTATAAAGCATTTTCCACCTGTGCATCTCACCTCTCGGTTGTCTCCTTATTTTACTGTACGGGCCTAGGAGTGTACCTTAGCTCTGCTGCTACACAGAGCTCCCACTCAAGTGCAGTGGCCTCAGTGATATACACAGTGGTCACGCCCATGCTGAATCCCTTCATCTACAGCCTGCGGAACAGAGACATAAAGGAGGCTCT AGGCAAGGTGCTATTGAGGGAGACAAGCTATAAAAAATAG
- the LOC121494175 gene encoding olfactory receptor-like protein OLF4 has product MELKNDTRISEFLLLGFSEEPELQPFLFGFFLCMYLVTILGNLLIILAVSSDSHLHTPMYFFLANLSFVEICFISTTVPKMLMNIHAKKKVITYKSCIMQMYFFLLFVGLDNFLLTVMAYDRFMAICNPLHYMVIMNPGLCGLLVLVSWVVSVLHSLLQTLMVLRLSFCTEVEIPHFFCELNQVIQLACSDTFLNNMVMYLATVLLAGGPLAGVLYSYSKIVSSIRKMQSAQGKYKAFSTCASHLSVVSLFYCTGLGVYLSSAATQSSHSSAVASVIYTVVTPMLNPFIYSLRNRDIKRVLNAFFRRKP; this is encoded by the coding sequence ATGGAACTAAAGAATGATACACGAatttcagaatttcttcttctgggattttcAGAGGAGCCAGAATTGCAACCCTTCCTCTTTGGGTTTTTCCTGTGCATGTACCTGGTCACCATACTTGGGAATCTGCTCATCATCCTGGCTGTCAGCTCTGATTCCCACCTCCACACacccatgtatttcttccttgCCAACCTTTCCTTTGTAGAAATCTGTTTCATCTCCACCACTGTCCCCAAGATGCTGATGAATATACACgcaaagaaaaaagtcataacATATAAAAGCTGCATCATGCAGATGTACTTTTTCCTACTTTTTGTAGGTTTGGACAACTTCCTCCTGACTGTGATGGCCTATGACAGATTCATGGCCATCTGTAATCCCCTGCACTACATGGTTATAATGAACCCTGGGCTCTGTGGACTGCTGGTTCTGGTGTCCTGGGTCGTGAGTGTCTTGCATTCCCTGTTACAAACCTTAATGGTGTTGCGGCTGTCCTTCTGTACAGAGGTGGAAATCCCCCACTTTTTCTGTGAACTCAATCAGGTGATCCAACTTGCCTGTTCTGACACCTTTCTCAACAACATGGTGATGTATCTTGCAACTGTGCTTCTGGCTGGTGGTCCCCTGGCTGGGGTCCTTTACTCTTACTCTAAGATCGTTTCCTCCATACGTAAAATGCAATCAGCTCAGGGCAAGTATAAAGCATTTTCCACCTGTGCATCTCACCTCTCGGTTGTCTCCTTATTTTACTGTACGGGCCTAGGAGTGTACCTTAGCTCTGCTGCTACACAGAGCTCCCACTCAAGTGCAGTGGCCTCAGTGATATACACAGTGGTCACGCCCATGCTGAACCCCTTCATCTACAGCCTGCGGAACAGAGACATAAAGAGGGTTCTAAATGCATTTTTCAGAAGGAAGCCATAA